In Ignavibacteriales bacterium, one DNA window encodes the following:
- a CDS encoding nucleotidyl transferase AbiEii/AbiGii toxin family protein → MVEGLALFAEHFSSLRDQYILIGGAACDVLHEEAGLPFRATEDLDIVLCVESLDSRFPTALWDFIRRGNYEILEKSSGRPIFYRFNSPRVDGYPAQLELFSRKPEELQLPEVAHIAPISPDGTAASMSAILLDDAYYGVLKEGRIEVSGIPTVRSENLILLKARAFLDLTARKTKGEEVKGNDIKKHKRDVFRLYRLVEPDLSLLIPGNIQADMREFLKVMEREEIDLKSLGIEGQDKASILNTLAKFYRITDWKSASQEGATAV, encoded by the coding sequence ATGGTAGAGGGACTTGCACTCTTCGCCGAGCATTTCAGCTCTCTTCGCGATCAGTATATTCTCATCGGTGGAGCGGCGTGCGACGTGCTGCACGAAGAAGCCGGACTCCCCTTTCGGGCTACAGAAGATCTCGACATCGTACTCTGCGTTGAGTCACTTGATAGTAGGTTTCCCACCGCGCTGTGGGATTTCATCCGCCGTGGCAACTATGAAATTCTGGAGAAGAGCAGCGGCCGGCCGATATTCTATCGATTCAACTCTCCGCGTGTGGATGGCTACCCGGCCCAGCTTGAGCTCTTCTCAAGAAAGCCTGAGGAATTGCAGCTCCCCGAAGTTGCCCACATCGCGCCCATTTCACCTGACGGCACAGCCGCGAGCATGTCGGCGATCCTTCTCGACGATGCCTACTATGGAGTTTTGAAAGAAGGACGGATTGAAGTTTCCGGCATACCCACGGTGCGATCCGAGAACCTGATCCTCCTGAAAGCACGGGCGTTCCTCGATCTGACTGCGCGAAAGACAAAGGGAGAAGAGGTCAAGGGAAATGACATCAAGAAGCACAAAAGAGATGTCTTCAGGCTGTATCGTTTGGTCGAGCCCGATCTGTCCTTGTTAATCCCCGGCAACATCCAAGCTGACATGCGGGAATTCCTAAAGGTGATGGAGAGGGAAGAGATCGATCTCAAATCGCTTGGAATCGAAGGCCAGGACAAAGCCTCTATTCTGAACACGCTGGCAAAGTTCTACCGGATTACGGATTGGAAATCCGCCTCGCAAGAAGGAGCAACGGCTGTATGA